A genomic stretch from Pseudomonadota bacterium includes:
- the nqrE gene encoding NADH:ubiquinone reductase (Na(+)-transporting) subunit E gives MDNLFAIAVKAIFVENLALAFFLGMCTFIAVSKKIETALGLGISVMIVQTITVPANNLILNYLLKPGALTWVGPDFAEVDLTFLGLISYIGVIAALVQILEMVLDKYFPPLYNALGVFLPLITVNCAILGGSLFMVERDYNLAESITYGASSGFGWALAITAMAGVREKLKYSDVPDGLQGLGITFISAGLMALAFMSFGGIKL, from the coding sequence CTCGCGTTTTTTCTTGGAATGTGCACGTTTATCGCGGTCTCCAAGAAGATCGAAACGGCGCTCGGCCTGGGTATTTCGGTGATGATTGTGCAAACCATTACCGTGCCTGCGAACAATTTGATTCTCAACTACTTGCTTAAGCCAGGCGCATTGACGTGGGTCGGGCCCGACTTCGCCGAGGTCGATCTAACGTTCTTGGGTTTGATTTCTTACATCGGTGTAATCGCTGCACTGGTGCAGATTCTTGAGATGGTGCTCGATAAGTACTTTCCGCCGCTCTACAACGCACTTGGCGTGTTTCTGCCGCTGATCACAGTGAACTGCGCCATTTTGGGTGGGTCGCTGTTTATGGTGGAGCGCGACTACAACTTGGCCGAGTCGATTACCTATGGTGCGTCGTCGGGCTTTGGTTGGGCACTCGCGATCACCGCGATGGCGGGAGTGCGCGAGAAGCTCAAGTACTCGGATGTACCAGACGGACTACAGGGTCTTGGTATCACGTTTATTAGCGCGGGCCTGATGGCGCTCGCATTCATGTCGTTTGGCGGCATCAAGCTTTAG
- the nqrF gene encoding NADH:ubiquinone reductase (Na(+)-transporting) subunit F — protein sequence MLTLSLGVFLFTLIVITLVTIILAARSKLVSTGDVDITINGEKTISVPAGGKLLQTLAEQKLFVPSACGGGGTCAQCRVKIHEGGGSILPTEQSHITKREAASGDRLSCQVAVKQNMQIEVPEEVFGVKKWECEVASNENVATFIKALVLKLPEGEDVNFRAGGYIQIAAPPHTVAYKDFAVGEEYREDWDRFSLWDHSSTVTVPIERAYSMANYPEERGMVMLNVRIATPPPGSEGIPPGQMSSFIYNLKPGDKVTISGPFGEFFARDTDKEMVFVGGGAGMAPMRSHIFDQLKRLNAKRKISFWYGARSKREMFYVEDFDTLQAENENFEWHVALSDALPEDDWNGYTGFIHNVLFEEYLKNHPAPEDCEYYMCGPPIMNKSVINMLLELGVDREDIMLDDFGG from the coding sequence ATGCTCACGCTCTCTCTTGGTGTGTTCCTCTTTACGCTGATTGTGATCACGTTGGTCACCATTATTTTGGCGGCGCGTTCCAAACTCGTATCGACCGGTGACGTAGACATTACGATCAATGGTGAAAAAACCATATCGGTTCCGGCGGGTGGGAAACTGCTGCAAACGTTAGCGGAGCAGAAACTGTTTGTGCCATCGGCGTGTGGTGGCGGCGGGACGTGTGCACAGTGCCGCGTCAAGATTCACGAGGGCGGCGGTTCGATTTTGCCCACGGAGCAAAGCCACATCACCAAACGCGAAGCGGCATCGGGTGATCGACTGTCTTGTCAAGTGGCCGTCAAACAAAACATGCAGATCGAAGTGCCGGAGGAAGTCTTCGGTGTAAAGAAATGGGAATGCGAAGTCGCGTCCAATGAGAATGTTGCGACGTTCATCAAAGCCCTCGTCCTAAAGCTACCTGAGGGCGAGGACGTGAATTTCCGTGCGGGTGGCTATATCCAGATCGCGGCACCTCCGCATACCGTGGCGTACAAAGACTTCGCGGTGGGGGAAGAGTATCGCGAGGACTGGGATCGCTTCAGCCTTTGGGATCACTCGTCGACCGTCACCGTGCCGATTGAACGCGCCTACTCAATGGCCAATTATCCGGAGGAGAGAGGCATGGTGATGCTCAATGTGCGCATTGCGACGCCGCCGCCGGGCAGTGAGGGCATTCCCCCAGGACAGATGTCTTCGTTTATCTACAACTTAAAGCCCGGCGACAAAGTGACGATTTCAGGGCCTTTCGGCGAATTTTTCGCTCGCGATACGGACAAGGAGATGGTGTTCGTGGGCGGCGGTGCGGGTATGGCGCCCATGCGCAGCCATATCTTCGATCAACTCAAGCGACTGAATGCGAAACGCAAGATCAGTTTTTGGTACGGCGCGCGTTCAAAGCGCGAGATGTTTTACGTTGAAGACTTCGATACGCTGCAGGCGGAGAACGAAAATTTTGAGTGGCACGTTGCGCTGTCGGATGCGCTGCCTGAAGATGATTGGAATGGCTACACTGGGTTTATTCACAACGTACTCTTTGAAGAATATCTCAAAAACCATCCAGCGCCTGAAGATTGCGAATACTACATGTGCGGTCCGCCCATCATGAATAAGTCGGTGATCAACATGCTGCTCGAACTCGGTGTTGACCGCGAAGACATCATGCTCGATGACTTTGGCGGCTAA
- a CDS encoding antibiotic biosynthesis monooxygenase — protein MYIAMNRFRIAKGREIDFETVWKSRDSRLDDVPGFQEFRLLKGPEKDEYTLYASHTIWQSEDAFVAWTKSEAFRAAHKNAGEHGGLYLGHPEFEGFEPVMEKIGASA, from the coding sequence ATGTATATCGCCATGAACCGTTTCCGCATCGCTAAAGGCCGGGAAATCGATTTTGAAACCGTCTGGAAGTCGCGCGACTCGCGATTGGATGACGTACCGGGTTTTCAAGAGTTTCGACTCCTCAAGGGCCCTGAAAAAGACGAATACACACTCTATGCGTCTCACACGATCTGGCAGTCGGAAGACGCATTCGTTGCGTGGACCAAATCCGAAGCGTTTCGGGCCGCCCACAAGAACGCCGGTGAGCACGGGGGCCTTTACCTGGGTCATCCGGAGTTCGAGGGTTTTGAGCCGGTAATGGAAAAAATCGGCGCCAGCGCCTAA
- a CDS encoding DUF4174 domain-containing protein, which yields MRVLALLTGALLTGPLASNASPLEALEWKHRVILIDADRLGHDPSAVLLDEQRAIDERHIVWLILIDEQIKSNAQDSLPALSASALRSFYFDSIRDAVILIGKDGGIKQSSPSLETLALYEIIDRMPMRRYERRQQSSP from the coding sequence ATGCGGGTTCTCGCGCTTCTGACCGGCGCACTGCTCACTGGCCCATTGGCGAGCAACGCCTCACCACTTGAGGCACTGGAATGGAAACACCGCGTCATTTTGATCGACGCGGATCGACTCGGTCACGATCCGTCCGCTGTGTTACTCGACGAGCAACGGGCGATCGATGAGCGCCATATCGTGTGGCTAATTCTGATCGACGAGCAAATCAAATCGAATGCGCAGGATTCACTGCCGGCGCTGAGCGCTAGCGCTTTGCGATCATTTTATTTCGATTCAATCCGCGACGCGGTGATTCTGATCGGCAAAGATGGCGGCATCAAGCAATCAAGCCCGTCACTGGAAACGCTCGCGCTCTATGAGATCATCGATCGGATGCCCATGCGACGATACGAACGCCGTCAGCAGTCTTCCCCCTGA